DNA from Thermosinus carboxydivorans Nor1:
AAAAGCTTGTTAGGGGGGAACGGTTGTATATTTGTGATAATTACGGGAAGCTGGAACTAGGTCCGGAGTTTCTCCATGATTTAAGCCGTCATAATTTGTTTGCCGCTTTGCAGTCCTTACCGCCTATACCAATCTTGATTGTCCACGGGAACCAGGACGAGATTGTACCGCTTAGTCAGGCCCACGCTCTTTATGAGCAGGCAGCGCCGACGAAAGAGCTGATTGTTATCGATGGAGCTGACCACCATTTTACCGGTCATTCCGAACAAGCCATTGCCGCAACACTCCGGTGGCTAAAAATGTGGTTTTGTTCAGGTAGTATATAATTTTTTGCCGGGTACAAACTATCTGATGCGTGGATCGCAACTTTTGGCAAAAGGAGCGTGTATGCATTGGATCTTTCCGGCAACATGCTGGCGCTGTTGTTAGCCTTAATCTCCGGAGTGCTGATGGCCATACAGGGTTCATTAAATGCTGCCTTAAGCAAAGTAATCGGGCTTTTGGAAGCAACTTTTATAGTTCACGTCACCGGTACAATTATTTTGCTGGCGTTATTATTTTTGTTTCGTCTTGGGAAGGGAAATCTCGCCGCTTTGCCGGAGGCACCGTGGTATGCCTATTTGGGGGGGCTTGTCGGCGTTTTCATCATCTATCTTGTAGCAGCCAGTATACCTAGTGTCGGCGTATGCAATGCCACTACGGCCATTATTGTTGGGCAGGTGTTGACGGCGGTAGTTATTGATTATTTTGGGGGGTTTGGCCTTAACCGCACTCCTTGCAGTTGGCTACAATTAGTAGGGGTTGTTTTTTTGGCCTTGGGCGCCAAACTGTTGATAAGGTAACGAAGCCAAATTCAGCTTCGTTATTTATTTTTTAATTTGAATTTTTTCCGTAAGGGTGTTAACAAAAAAAATAATCTACGGTATACTATGTTTAGAAATTTTTGGCATTACTCCGCCAAACAAGGAGGAGAGGTATGGATTTTCACTTTACTCCCGACCAATTAGCTTTAAAAAAAATGGTCCAAGAACTTGTTGCCAAAGAAATTACGCCCTATGCCTTGGAAATGGATAAGACTGGGGAAATCAGGCCGGAACTGCTGAAAAAGCTGGATGAGGCGGGGATGCTGAATCTTACGGTGCCTGAAGAGTATGATGGTCCCGGTTTAGATGCCGTATCAATTGCTCTCATCTACGAAGAACTAGGCAAAGGATGTGCCGGAGTAGCAACAACGGTCGCTGCCAATGCGCTGGCTTCTTATCCAGTTTTGACTTCAGGTACTGACGAACAAAAACAAAAGTTTTTTTCCGTTATTAACAGCGGTAAAATGGCGGCCTTTGCCCTGACTGAGCCGGGCGCCGGTTCGGATGCGGGGGCGGTCGCTACCTCGGCTGTTAAGGATGGAGACTATTATGTGCTGAATGGGACAAAATGCTTTATCACCAATGGTGGTATTGCTGATATATACGTAGTCTTTGCCAATGCCCGCAAGTCAGCTGGTATTCGTGGTTTGACCGCTTTTATTGTAGAACGGGACACACCGGGTTTTTCCGTGGGCAAAGATGAGGACAAAATGGGGATCCGGGCGTCTAACACCTGTGAACTGATTCTCGATAATGTGCGTATTCCCGCGGCCAACCGTATCGGCCGCGAAGGTGAAGGGTTCAAGATTGCGATGAAGACGCTTGATGCTGCTCGGCCTTTTGTCGGCGCAGTTTCGGTAGGGCTTGCCCAAGCCGCTTTTGAGCTCGCAGTTAAGTATTCCCGCGAGCGGGAACAATTTGGCAAACCTATTGCTTCTTTCCAGTTAGTCCAGGCAATGATTGCCGATATGGCGATGCAAATTGAAGCTGCCCGTTTGCTCGTCTACAAAGCCTGTTGGATGAAAGACCAAGGTCTTCCTTATGCCAAAGAAGCGGCCATGGCAAAATGCTTCGCCGCCGATACGGCCATGAAGGTAACAACCGATGTCGTTCAGGTACTGGGTGGCTACGGCTATACGAAAGATTATCCTGCTGAGAAATATATGCGTGACGCCAAGATTATGCAAATTTATGAAGGGACTAACCAAATTCAGCGGCTGGTTATAGCTAATAACATTTTATATTAAAAGGTGTTGACATTCAGGGTTTACCGTAATATAATTAATTGTGCGTAAGGGGTTATAGCTCAGTTGGTTAGAGCGCTTCGTTGACATCGAAGAGGCCAGCGGTTCGAGTCCGTTTAACCCCACCAGTGAGATGAGGCCTACGAGGTTCTTGCTTCGTAGGCTTTTTTATTTTTGTTGTTTATTATTTACCCAATTGATATGCTGGCTGAATAGACGGGTAATGGGCATTTGTCATGATGTTTATGGCGGATAAAATAGTATATGCTAGTTTCGAGTGACTTTCATATTTCAATATTTTTCAAAAAAAGCAGGAATTTTTTAATTATTATCGCATAATTTATAATAGGATATACTAAAACAATAATAATGCTATGCTTATTTTGTTTGCTTTGAATTTATGATATAACTTATTGGAGGTAGGGGGTATGTGTCGGTTTGTTCACCAATGTTTAGTGCCCGATTGTGGAGACTGCAGGCATAATCAGGCAACAGACCGGGCAGTTAGTCAGAATGTTGCAGACGAAGGCCTCATGCGTGAGCATCTGTTCTGGCCAATAGATCAGCGAAGACGGGTTATTCAAGTCATCTATGATGAGAAGCAGGGATTGAATGCCTTTTTATTCGTGACGACAACTGGCGATAGTCTATAAAAGGGCCGTTGCTAATGCGGCTTTCCAGACTGCTTTGTGTTGAAACCTAGCTTTGTTTCGGTATTGCTGAACAAAAGTAGAGGAAAACTGATGTTTTACGACGAATTTATACTGCCAAACAAAGCAGCTGGAGGACAGTTATAATGTACAGTTTTCCTTTAGAAGAAAACGAAAGAATTCTTAAGAAAGACTTGGCGAATATGTCCTATGACGGCAACAATCTGCACGGGGCTCTCTATCTCACTACCGACCGTATCGTCTTTGTCGGGTATTTGCTGAATATTACCCAGAAATATTTTGAGGAAATTCCTCTTGCTCACATCGAGACGATTAAGCCCGAAAAGACCTTCTTTTTTATCCCCAATGCTTTTGCTATTACAACTATTAAAGACCGCCGTTTGAAGTTCATTGTCAATAAGCGGGATGAATGGATTGATGCAATCCAAAAGAGGATAAATAGCCTGTAAATAGCACCCGGCAGGGTGTTTTTTTATGGTTGAATACGCGATACATCTTCCTTCCTTTCCTTTCTATGGATTTTTGCGACTTTTCGTATGGTCTTGAAAGGGCGCACATATACTATAGTGTGGAAGGAAGTGGGGATGTGAAGCTACTGTCTGTTGGCTTGACGGGTACTATCGAAGAAATCCGGGCAAGACTGCA
Protein-coding regions in this window:
- a CDS encoding DMT family transporter, which translates into the protein MYALDLSGNMLALLLALISGVLMAIQGSLNAALSKVIGLLEATFIVHVTGTIILLALLFLFRLGKGNLAALPEAPWYAYLGGLVGVFIIYLVAASIPSVGVCNATTAIIVGQVLTAVVIDYFGGFGLNRTPCSWLQLVGVVFLALGAKLLIR
- a CDS encoding acyl-CoA dehydrogenase — translated: MDFHFTPDQLALKKMVQELVAKEITPYALEMDKTGEIRPELLKKLDEAGMLNLTVPEEYDGPGLDAVSIALIYEELGKGCAGVATTVAANALASYPVLTSGTDEQKQKFFSVINSGKMAAFALTEPGAGSDAGAVATSAVKDGDYYVLNGTKCFITNGGIADIYVVFANARKSAGIRGLTAFIVERDTPGFSVGKDEDKMGIRASNTCELILDNVRIPAANRIGREGEGFKIAMKTLDAARPFVGAVSVGLAQAAFELAVKYSREREQFGKPIASFQLVQAMIADMAMQIEAARLLVYKACWMKDQGLPYAKEAAMAKCFAADTAMKVTTDVVQVLGGYGYTKDYPAEKYMRDAKIMQIYEGTNQIQRLVIANNILY
- a CDS encoding GRAM domain-containing protein, with amino-acid sequence MYSFPLEENERILKKDLANMSYDGNNLHGALYLTTDRIVFVGYLLNITQKYFEEIPLAHIETIKPEKTFFFIPNAFAITTIKDRRLKFIVNKRDEWIDAIQKRINSL